A stretch of Arachis hypogaea cultivar Tifrunner chromosome 15, arahy.Tifrunner.gnm2.J5K5, whole genome shotgun sequence DNA encodes these proteins:
- the LOC112750716 gene encoding uncharacterized protein isoform X4 — MRREVLVNNVPDDVPRDQWACFVNYRLKSSTIELCMKNKENRSKQTIPHTCGSKSNSRRRHEMYLETEKKPSREMMYIETHKRKDGSFVNNEALTIVEQIELNMTQSNA; from the exons ATGAGAAGAGAAGTATTGGTGAACAATGTGCCTGATGATGTTCCAAGAGATCAATGGGCTTGCTTTGTCAATTATCGACTAAAATCGTCTACAATT gagCTTTGCATGAAAAATAAGGAAAATCGAAGCAAGCAAACCATTCCTCACACTTGTGGATCTAAATCCAACTCTCGGAGGCGACATGAGatg taCTTGGAAACGGAAAAAAAGCCTAGTAGAGAAATGATGTACATTGAAACACATAAGAGAAAGGATGGGTCTTTTGTAAATAACGAAGCATTAACTATAGTG GAACAAATTGAGCTGAATATGACACAGTCAAATGCGTAA
- the LOC112750717 gene encoding protein NRT1/ PTR FAMILY 5.9, whose product MAGGQRQKRLNKSCILLIAIAGIERFAYKGVASNLVTYLTDVVKLRNSSAAKMVNSWCGFTSIMPLLVAPIADAYWHKYSTIMASSFLYLMGLTALTSTALARSWHHRNRTMSSSFLSLSLYLISLGQGGYNPSLQAFGADQLDEDEELPSSKDDKSSKKKTLFFQWWYFGVCSGSLMGVTVMSYIQDTFGWVIGFAIPAISMAMSILIFSCGNPIYTYKHDDCDDEHQAKKPFRDMFQAMKESALKCFHCGITLPNEKSEVLELELQEKPLCEESMESLKNLKKDSKTRKQLLSHGKVVLRLLPIWTMLLMFAVIFQQPATFFTKQGMTMKRNIGPNFKIPPATLQSAITLSIILLMPLYDRIFIPITQIITRQNKGINVMQRMGIGMVLSIIAMVLAALVEMKRLEIGRRMRISSSGSREEETTVPLSIFWLLPQYILLGISDIFTVVGMQEFFYSEVPTTMRTMGIALYTSVFGVGSFVSALLITLVEVFTSSRGIPSWFSDDMNNEARLDNYYWLLACLSFVSLVLYSLLCKYYHSSSSCSDSDCEN is encoded by the exons ATGGCTGGTGGACAAAGACAAAAGAGGCTCAACAAGTCATGTATTCTCCTTATAG CAATTGCAGGCATAGAGAGGTTTGCATATAAAGGGGTGGCATCAAATTTGGTTACATACCTAACTGATGTAGTGAAGCTAAGGAACTCATCTGCTGCGAAAATGGTTAATAGTTGGTGTGGCTTCACTTCCATAATGCCCTTGTTGGTGGCACCCATTGCTGATGCTTATTGGCACAAATATTCCACAATTATGGCCTCCTCTTTCCTCTATCTTATG GGACTTACAGCATTAACATCAACAGCACTAGCAAGGTCATGGCACCACAGAAACAGAACAATGTCTTCTTCCttcctctctctgtctctctattTGATTTCATTAGGCCAAGGCGGGTACAACCCGTCGCTGCAAGCCTTCGGAGCGGACCAACTGGACGAAGATGAAGAATTGCCTAGTAGCAAAGATGACAAAAGTTCCAAGAAGAAAACATTGTTCTTCCAATGGTGGTATTTTGGTGTTTGTAGTGGAAGCCTAATGGGTGTGACAGTTATGTCCTACATTCAAGACACATTTGGTTGGGTGATCGGGTTCGCAATCCCTGCAATTTCAATGGCTATGTCCATTTTGATTTTCTCATGTGGAAaccctatatatacatataaacatgaTGATTGTGATGATGAACATCAAGCTAAGAAGCCATTTAGGGACATGTTTCAAGCTATGAAAGAATCTGCATTAAAATGCTTCCATTGTGGAATTACCTTACCCAATGAAAAGTCTGAGGTTTTAGAACTGGA GCTTCAAGAGAAACCCCTTTGTGAAGAAAGCATGGAAAGCCTCAAGAATCTGAAAAAAGATTCTAAAACTAGGAAGCAGCTACTATCACATGGCAAGGTTGTTCTTAGGCTCTTACCAATTTGGACAATGCTTCTAATGTTTGCAGTGATCTTCCAACAACCAGCAACATTCTTCACAAAGCAAGGCATGACAATGAAGAGAAACATTGGACCAAATTTCAAGATCCCACCAGCAACACTCCAAAGTGCAATAACACTCTCCATAATCCTCTTGATGCCACTCTATGACCGAATCTTCATACCGATCACCCAGATCATCACGCGCCAGAACAAAGGCATAAACGTGATGCAACGGATGGGAATCGGTATGGTTCTCTCCATCATAGCAATGGTTCTCGCGGCGCTAGTCGAAATGAAACGGCTAGAAATCGGACGACGGATGAGAATCTCATCATCCGGGTCAAGAGAAGAGGAAACAACAGTACCATTAAGCATATTCTGGTTGCTTCCACAGTACATTCTTCTTGGAATCTCAGACATTTTCACTGTGGTTGGAATGCAAGAGTTCTTCTACAGTGAGGTTCCTACAACAATGAGGACAATGGGGATTGCACTCTACACAAGTGTGTTTGGTGTTGGTAGCTTTGTGAGTGCACTTTTGATTACACTTGTTGAGGTTTTCACAAGTTCAAGAGGGATACCAAGTTGGTTCTCTGATGACATGAACAATGAAGCAAGATTGGACAATTATTATTGGCTCTTGGCATGTTTGAGCTTTGTGAGTTTAGTGTTGTATTCattattgtgtaaatattatcATAGTAGTAGTAGTTGTAGTGATTCTGATTGTGAAAATTGA
- the LOC112750716 gene encoding uncharacterized protein isoform X3, with product MPRGKCIKDPLKFVDERKNNNASRSLQPLAPTASEDTIVEAGEAPSQAVANSVSSDGATRCSNSKSSSAWNVEIIDSTNVKKKAKIKVKDVCNLPRGDRVIVEVDEEGAAYGEAQGLLAGYCGILATNARIFPISFEKWSGQENGGMPKSFKDECFDSMIKVLHSKYCKEVRNI from the exons ATGCCAAGGGGAAAATGCATAAAAGATCCATTGAAGTTTGTAGATGAGAGGAAAAACAATAATGCTTCTCGTTCACTTCAACCTCTAGCACCAACTGCATCTGAAGATACCATTGTAGAGGCTGGTGAGGCTCCTTCTCAAGCCGTTGCAAATTCCGTTTCATCTGATGGAGCTACACGTTGTTCTAACTCAAAGTCTTCATCTGCTTGGAATGTGGAGATAATTG acTCTACAAATGTGAAGAAGAAGGCTAAGATCAAAGTCAAGGATGTTTGCAACTTACCTAGAGGAGACCGTGTAATTGTAGAGGTTGACGAAGAGGGTGCGGCATATGGTGAAGCACAAGGTTTACTTGCTGGCTATTGTGGTATATTAGCAACTAATGCACGTATCTTTCCAATTAGCTTTGAAAAGTGGTCAGGACAAGAAAATGGTGGCATGCCTAAATCTTTTAAGGATGAGTGCTTTGATTCAATGATAAAG GTATTGCATTCAAAGTATTGCAAAGAAGTGAGGAACATATAG
- the LOC112748923 gene encoding putative branched-chain-amino-acid aminotransferase 7, producing the protein MNKEDIGFSLVLTDYMYVMKCEKGKKFSHGNLIRYGTLEVSPAAGILNYGQGIFEGLKAYRTEEGSILLFRPEENALRMKAGADRLCMTSPSVEQFIKAVKDIVLANKRWVPPAGRGTLYLRPLLMGTGAALGVGLSTEYTFLIYCSPVSNYHKVCYRYAFYLQHN; encoded by the exons atgaataaa GAGGACATTGGATTCAGTCTAGTTCTCACAGATTACATGTATGTAATGAAATGTGAAAAGGGTAAAAAGTTTTCACATGGAAACCTCATTCGTTATGGAACCCTTGAGGTCAGCCCTGCTGCTGGCATCTTAAATTATGGAC AGGGGATCTTTGAGGGGCTAAAGGCATATAGAACCGAAGAAGGGTCTATACTTTTGTTTAGGCCAGAGGAGAATGCCCTGCGCATGAAGGCTGGTGCTGACAGATTGTGTATGACTTCCCCATCCGTTGAGCAGTTTATTAAGGCTGTCAAGGACATAGTCCTTGCCAACAAACGCTGG GTGCCTCCAGCAGGGAGAGGAACACTGTACCTTAGACCATTGCTGATGGGAACAGGTGCTGCCTTAGGCGTGGGACTTTCAACTGAGTACACTTTCCTTATTTACTGTTCTCCTGTTAGCAACTATCACAAGGTCTGCTATCGTTATGCTTTTTATCTTCAACATAACTAA
- the LOC112750716 gene encoding uncharacterized protein isoform X1 produces MPRGKCIKDPLKFVDERKNNNASRSLQPLAPTASEDTIVEAGEAPSQAVANSVSSDGATRCSNSKSSSAWNVEIIDSTNVKKKAKIKVKDVCNLPRGDRVIVEVDEEGAAYGEAQGLLAGYCGILATNARIFPISFEKWSGQENGGMPKSFKDECFDSMIKKRLPTGIAFKVLQRSEEHIDKDCGMSSMIQP; encoded by the exons ATGCCAAGGGGAAAATGCATAAAAGATCCATTGAAGTTTGTAGATGAGAGGAAAAACAATAATGCTTCTCGTTCACTTCAACCTCTAGCACCAACTGCATCTGAAGATACCATTGTAGAGGCTGGTGAGGCTCCTTCTCAAGCCGTTGCAAATTCCGTTTCATCTGATGGAGCTACACGTTGTTCTAACTCAAAGTCTTCATCTGCTTGGAATGTGGAGATAATTG acTCTACAAATGTGAAGAAGAAGGCTAAGATCAAAGTCAAGGATGTTTGCAACTTACCTAGAGGAGACCGTGTAATTGTAGAGGTTGACGAAGAGGGTGCGGCATATGGTGAAGCACAAGGTTTACTTGCTGGCTATTGTGGTATATTAGCAACTAATGCACGTATCTTTCCAATTAGCTTTGAAAAGTGGTCAGGACAAGAAAATGGTGGCATGCCTAAATCTTTTAAGGATGAGTGCTTTGATTCAATGATAAAG AAAAGATTGCCTACAGGTATTGCATTCAAAGTATTGCAAAGAAGTGAGGAACATATAGACAAAGATTGTGGAATGAGTTCTATGATCCAACCATGA
- the LOC112750716 gene encoding uncharacterized protein isoform X2 produces MPRGKCIKDPLKFVDERKNNNASRSLQPLAPTASEDTIVEAGEAPSQAVANSVSSDGATRCSNSKSSSAWNVEIIDSTNVKKKAKIKVKDVCNLPRGDRVIVEVDEEGAAYGEAQGLLAGYCGILATNARIFPISFEKWSGQENGGMPKSFKDECFDSMIKPHFYFTSTEKIAYRYCIQSIAKK; encoded by the exons ATGCCAAGGGGAAAATGCATAAAAGATCCATTGAAGTTTGTAGATGAGAGGAAAAACAATAATGCTTCTCGTTCACTTCAACCTCTAGCACCAACTGCATCTGAAGATACCATTGTAGAGGCTGGTGAGGCTCCTTCTCAAGCCGTTGCAAATTCCGTTTCATCTGATGGAGCTACACGTTGTTCTAACTCAAAGTCTTCATCTGCTTGGAATGTGGAGATAATTG acTCTACAAATGTGAAGAAGAAGGCTAAGATCAAAGTCAAGGATGTTTGCAACTTACCTAGAGGAGACCGTGTAATTGTAGAGGTTGACGAAGAGGGTGCGGCATATGGTGAAGCACAAGGTTTACTTGCTGGCTATTGTGGTATATTAGCAACTAATGCACGTATCTTTCCAATTAGCTTTGAAAAGTGGTCAGGACAAGAAAATGGTGGCATGCCTAAATCTTTTAAGGATGAGTGCTTTGATTCAATGATAAAG cCCCACTTCTATTTTACAAGCACAGAAAAGATTGCCTACAGGTATTGCATTCAAAGTATTGCAAAGAAGTGA
- the LOC112748922 gene encoding protein FAR-RED IMPAIRED RESPONSE 1-like: MDTAVVTASAAAKTATRMAAKIEWNFLYGAATVHGLTLVSSAAPTSSSQTIIVKASLDHFRKKAASMAFSPTEGGSISTLTNPTKGDKQFSAGELDMQEQVGRKFDEITDVVVTRKNELDDGHQLPDHSGVGEEEIPVVGMSFGSLPLAQKFYANYAKKVGFVTKIRNTNFDKTRKESKIPVNQSIYCTREGYRESRVNAATRANRIIAMRCRARMYVVLDNENKCWVVSRLELRYSHPCSAEKVVHYHEYRELTMHAKCVITYNDEAGIRPNKTYLALANEVGGSTNLGFSEKDVRNYITRNLRCSDDNEDFQGMMNYFVRMKEINPNFFYAIDVDDANKFRSALWVDARCRASYEYYGDVVTEEIGVNHHGKSTLLGCALLGSEEISSFEWVFTQWVRYVGTAPRGIITDQCKAMTGAIRNVLPDTVHRWCIWHIMKKSQFKLGGYSRYRELNAMMNHIVWNSPTTESFESDWAGFIKQFKLGQNRWLAGR, encoded by the exons ATGGACACGGCAGTGGTAACGGCGTCGGCGGCGGCAAAAACGGCAACCAGAATGGCGGCGAAAATAGAG TGGAATTTCCTATACGGAGCGGCTACTGTGCATGGTTTGACATTGGTTTCATCAGCGGCGCCAACCTCATCTAGTCAAACAATCATTGTCAAGGCTTCGTTGGATCACTTCCGGAAGAAAGCAGCTTCCATGGCGTTTTCACCCACTGAAGGAGGATCGATTAGTACATTGACCAATCCAACCAAAGGCGATAAACAATTCAGTGCGGGTGAATTAGACATGCAAGAGCAAGTAGGACGGAAG TTCGACGAAATTACCGATGTCGTTGTGACTAGAAAGAATGAGCTGGACGACGGACACCAG TTGCCGGATCATAGTGGCGTAGGCGAAGAGGAAATTCCAGTCGTAGGAATGAGTTTTGGTTCGTTGCCTCTCGCACAGAAATTTTATGCAAACTACGCAAAGAAAGTTGGGTTCGTTACTAAAATCAGGAACACGAATTTCGACAAGACGCGGAAGGAATCAAAGATACCGGTTAATCAATCTATTTATTGCACGCGAGAAGGTTATCGAGAGTCTAGGGTGAACGCAGCAACTCGAGCAAACAGAATTATAGCCATGAGATGCAGAGCAAGGATGTATGTCGTGTTGGACAATGAGAATAAATGTTGGGTTGTGTCTAGATTAGAACTGAGGTATTCTCACCCCTGTTCAGCTGAGAAAGTTGTCCACTATCATGAGTACCGGGAGctgaccatgcatgctaagtgtgtCATTACGTATAACGATGAGGCTGGAATAAGACCCAACAAGACGTATCTAGCACTGGCAAACGAGGTTGGTGGGTCCACAAACCTGGGTTTTTCAGAAAAGGATGTCAGAAATTACATCACACGCAATCTCCGATGCTCCGATGACAATGAGGACTTCCAGGGGATGATGAATTATTTTGTTCGAATGAAGGAGATCAATCCCAACTTCTTTTATGCAATAGATGTTGACGATGCCAATAAATTTAGGAGCGCACTTTGGGTAGATGCAAGGTGCAGGGCTTCGTATGAATATTACGGAGATGTGGTTACAGAAGAAATAG GTGTAAACCACCATGGGAAGTCTACTCTTCTTGGCTGTGCTTTACTTGGGAGCGAGGAGATCTCTAGTTTTGAGTGGGTGTTCACGCAGTGGGTGAGATACGTTGGGACTGCACCAAGGGGGATTATCACTGACCAGTGCAAGGCGATGACTGGTGCTATTAGGAATGTCCTACCTGACACTGTCCATCGATGGTGCATCTGGCACATAATGAAGAAATCACAATTCAAGCTTGGTGGATACTCTAGGTACAGAGAACTGAATGCAATGATGAATCACATTGTGTGGAATTCTCCTACGACTGAATCATTCGAGTCTGATTGGGCTGGTTTCATCAAACAGTTTAAGTTAGGCCAAAACAGATGGTTAGCAGGTAGGTGA